From the genome of Syntrophus gentianae, one region includes:
- a CDS encoding vitamin K epoxide reductase family protein, which produces MKHRILSLMILAQLWGCFVAVSSAMAKAPTVYAALFYSPTCSHCAKLDREFLSPLQNKYGNKLVIVRVNIISAAGINIYEKALERFKVPENRIGVPALVIGDTFLMGTAEIPGKLPGLIDEALSKGGIDMPDFQGLYQMYFEQRDINLKNFSIWQLMIYKFKQDVVANGIAVLILAVMIVSMIAALVIPLSSVKAPKVLTIFPSWIIPLLVAIGLATAVYLSYVEVSEMRAFCGPVGNCNAVQNSPYAKLFGILPIPILGIIGYTAILAVWIFQQLRPASLNRSAQLILWGLSFISVLFSSYLTFLEPFVIGATCAFCLTSAVVVTMILWASILPTRKVMRMHGDGGGH; this is translated from the coding sequence ATGAAACATCGAATTTTATCTCTAATGATACTGGCACAATTATGGGGATGCTTTGTTGCTGTAAGTTCCGCCATGGCCAAAGCCCCAACTGTTTATGCAGCGCTATTCTATTCTCCTACCTGTTCGCATTGCGCTAAACTGGATAGGGAATTCTTGTCTCCCCTTCAGAACAAATATGGCAATAAACTGGTGATTGTCCGTGTAAACATCATCAGCGCGGCCGGAATTAATATTTACGAAAAGGCTCTTGAGCGGTTTAAAGTTCCTGAAAACCGCATTGGAGTCCCCGCCTTAGTCATTGGTGACACCTTTCTCATGGGTACTGCTGAAATTCCGGGGAAATTACCAGGCCTCATTGATGAAGCACTTTCTAAAGGCGGGATAGATATGCCTGATTTTCAGGGCTTATATCAAATGTATTTCGAGCAGAGAGACATCAACCTGAAGAATTTTTCCATATGGCAACTTATGATCTATAAATTTAAACAAGACGTAGTTGCCAACGGCATTGCCGTTCTTATTCTGGCAGTTATGATCGTAAGCATGATCGCGGCTTTGGTGATTCCTCTGTCATCCGTAAAGGCTCCAAAGGTGCTGACGATATTTCCCTCCTGGATTATTCCGCTTCTGGTAGCGATTGGACTCGCGACGGCTGTTTATCTTTCATATGTCGAAGTTTCAGAAATGCGCGCATTCTGTGGGCCGGTGGGGAACTGCAATGCGGTGCAGAACAGTCCTTATGCCAAATTGTTTGGCATTCTGCCTATCCCAATTTTGGGCATCATTGGGTATACAGCCATCCTTGCGGTCTGGATATTTCAGCAGCTTAGGCCGGCGTCACTAAATAGATCCGCCCAGCTGATTCTCTGGGGACTGAGTTTCATCAGTGTGTTGTTTTCTTCTTATTTGACTTTCTTAGAGCCATTTGTCATTGGAGCTACCTGCGCGTTCTGCCTCACGTCCGCAGTTGTCGTTACAATGATCCTGTGGGCTTCTATCCTGCCAACACGCAAAGTAATGAGAATGCATGGGGATGGCGGCGGTCATTAA
- a CDS encoding sigma-54-dependent transcriptional regulator has translation MKKVLIVDDELNMRVVLHAMLKKKGYSVSEAIDGLDALAQLEKESFDVLVTDLKMPRLNGLGLLESVTAKYPETPVIIITAHGTIETAVDALKKGAFDYITKPFDQYELISVIDKALRTRMKNSDKVILGAGEIDRYGIVGCSEKIREIYSTIEQIAETRTTILITGETGTGKELIAHAIHRGSPRKDNAFIKINCGAISESLIESELFGYEKGAFTGAASSKPGKFELAHEGTIFLDEIGELPKDMQVKLLQILQDQTFERVGGVKTLQVDVRIIAATNRDLLKEIKEGNFREDLYYRLNVVPIKMPPLRERKEDIPSLTLYFLDRFNSKLNKNIQEIAPQVLDCFKKYRWPGNIRELGNLIERIVLLTKGEKISLDDIPDEIRNAADQENPDHEGEEKDQFEKYLLREMENFTERLVLMARSEKKGAGEGRPNDDFANEGEKSGLYRNVIESQKAEVEKRMIEKILEECSGNITHTAKRLGFSRKGLQIKMVKYNLRKK, from the coding sequence ATGAAAAAAGTTTTAATTGTCGACGACGAGCTGAACATGCGTGTCGTGCTTCATGCGATGCTGAAGAAAAAAGGGTATTCGGTATCCGAAGCCATAGATGGCCTGGACGCGCTGGCCCAGCTCGAAAAAGAAAGTTTTGATGTTCTGGTTACGGATTTGAAGATGCCCAGACTCAACGGTCTGGGGCTTTTGGAGAGTGTTACCGCAAAATATCCCGAAACGCCGGTCATTATCATTACGGCCCATGGAACCATCGAAACAGCAGTGGATGCCTTGAAAAAAGGGGCTTTTGATTATATCACCAAGCCTTTTGATCAGTATGAATTAATCAGCGTCATTGATAAAGCCCTTCGGACTCGAATGAAGAATTCCGACAAGGTCATTCTGGGAGCGGGTGAAATCGACCGATACGGCATTGTCGGGTGCAGTGAGAAAATCCGGGAGATCTACTCGACGATAGAACAGATTGCCGAGACCAGGACGACCATCCTGATTACCGGTGAAACCGGAACGGGTAAAGAACTGATTGCCCATGCCATTCACCGGGGAAGTCCCAGAAAGGATAACGCCTTCATTAAAATCAACTGCGGGGCCATCTCCGAAAGTCTTATCGAGTCGGAATTGTTCGGATATGAAAAGGGCGCCTTTACCGGGGCGGCCTCATCGAAACCGGGGAAATTTGAGCTGGCCCACGAAGGAACGATCTTCCTTGATGAAATAGGCGAACTCCCCAAGGACATGCAGGTCAAACTCCTACAGATCCTCCAGGATCAAACCTTTGAAAGAGTCGGCGGGGTAAAGACCCTTCAGGTGGATGTAAGAATCATCGCGGCCACCAATCGAGACCTGCTGAAAGAAATAAAAGAGGGAAATTTTCGGGAAGATCTCTATTATCGGTTAAATGTCGTCCCCATCAAAATGCCGCCACTTAGGGAGAGGAAGGAGGATATTCCGTCCCTGACCCTTTATTTTCTGGATCGATTCAACTCCAAGCTCAACAAGAATATCCAGGAAATAGCCCCGCAGGTCCTCGATTGTTTCAAGAAATACAGATGGCCCGGCAATATCCGGGAACTTGGAAACTTGATCGAGCGAATCGTGTTGCTGACCAAGGGCGAAAAAATTTCCCTGGACGATATTCCCGATGAAATCAGAAACGCAGCGGATCAAGAAAATCCGGATCATGAAGGTGAAGAAAAAGATCAGTTTGAAAAATACCTTTTGCGGGAAATGGAAAATTTTACGGAACGCCTTGTCCTGATGGCCCGCAGTGAAAAGAAGGGCGCTGGGGAGGGCCGCCCTAATGACGACTTTGCCAATGAAGGAGAAAAATCGGGCCTGTATCGAAATGTCATCGAAAGCCAGAAGGCGGAAGTGGAAAAAAGAATGATCGAAAAGATCCTGGAAGAATGCAGTGGAAACATCACCCACACCGCCAAACGTCTCGGTTTCAGCAGAAAAGGCCTGCAGATCAAGATGGTTAAATATAATTTAAGGAAAAAATAG
- a CDS encoding sensor histidine kinase, protein METFILATVSLIIATSLFINKRKNEKKISFALLCTNIFIQRTASFMFLISDGNYWKILAELSLILLPAMSLHFSWTLIKKGEMINKNALIIAFALPISGYLIRLTGILQENLFVLLMSAYGIGVALIIYVSLLVYIGRKAAGVEKRRLIYLAIACAIAAGLCLLNLAAQRTLVLPPFSNILLAALLYFVLLIVAYPHLTRLHELMAKALVITISTLLATGCFYLVITLFTKTSAIPLTEILVASFVIVISVTPLKVIMKKIFSFFYPGSQDVFTSLYAFDERLEREKSMMLEEMAPVLAHEIKNPLGSIKGAAQYLATEIDDEENRRILNVIIEETDRLNGVMSQFLTYAKPYKFDKKEQRIEPVLDKIISLVEARKIVDSVTIKKEIQENLPTVKMDSEKIMQVLLNLVSNAIEAMPEGGILTLGAKRFERENTEGIEILVRDTGKGIAKEELKNIFKPFYTNKERGVGLGLAICNRIVKNHGGSIKVKSIVGKGSSFRIRLEN, encoded by the coding sequence ATGGAGACCTTTATTCTGGCGACGGTCAGTCTGATCATCGCAACGTCGCTCTTCATCAATAAGCGCAAGAACGAAAAAAAAATATCCTTTGCCCTCCTCTGTACGAATATCTTCATCCAGAGGACTGCTTCGTTCATGTTTTTGATTTCAGATGGGAACTATTGGAAAATTCTGGCGGAACTGTCCTTGATTCTGCTGCCGGCCATGAGTCTTCATTTTTCGTGGACCCTGATCAAGAAAGGAGAAATGATCAACAAAAATGCCCTGATTATCGCCTTCGCCCTTCCGATATCGGGGTATTTGATCCGATTAACGGGGATCCTCCAGGAAAATCTGTTTGTCCTCCTGATGAGCGCCTATGGCATCGGCGTGGCCCTCATCATTTATGTTTCGCTCCTGGTGTATATCGGGAGGAAAGCCGCCGGTGTGGAAAAGAGGCGATTGATTTACCTGGCGATCGCCTGCGCCATAGCCGCAGGATTGTGCCTCCTGAATCTTGCGGCGCAACGGACCCTCGTACTGCCACCCTTTTCAAATATTCTCCTGGCGGCGCTCCTCTATTTCGTCCTGCTCATTGTTGCCTACCCCCACCTGACGCGTCTTCATGAATTGATGGCAAAGGCCCTGGTGATTACGATTTCGACGCTCTTGGCAACGGGATGCTTCTATCTGGTCATTACCCTCTTTACAAAAACCTCGGCCATTCCCTTGACTGAGATCCTGGTAGCGTCTTTCGTCATCGTGATTTCCGTAACGCCCCTGAAAGTGATCATGAAAAAGATCTTCAGCTTTTTTTATCCGGGCAGTCAGGATGTGTTCACTTCGCTGTACGCTTTTGACGAACGGTTGGAAAGAGAAAAGTCCATGATGCTCGAAGAGATGGCCCCGGTGCTTGCCCACGAAATAAAAAATCCCCTCGGCTCCATCAAGGGCGCGGCGCAATATCTGGCGACAGAGATCGACGATGAGGAAAACAGGAGGATTCTGAACGTCATCATCGAGGAAACGGATCGGCTCAACGGCGTGATGTCCCAATTTTTGACTTACGCGAAGCCCTATAAATTTGACAAAAAAGAGCAAAGGATCGAACCTGTTCTGGATAAAATCATTTCCCTTGTAGAAGCCAGGAAAATTGTGGATAGTGTGACGATTAAAAAGGAAATCCAGGAAAATCTTCCGACCGTAAAAATGGATTCGGAAAAGATCATGCAGGTTCTCCTGAATCTCGTTTCCAACGCGATCGAAGCGATGCCGGAAGGTGGAATCTTAACCCTGGGCGCAAAAAGGTTTGAAAGGGAAAACACGGAGGGAATCGAGATTCTTGTGCGCGATACGGGAAAGGGCATCGCAAAGGAAGAGTTGAAAAACATCTTCAAGCCCTTCTATACGAACAAAGAACGAGGCGTGGGATTAGGATTGGCGATCTGCAATCGGATCGTGAAAAACCATGGAGGGAGTATCAAGGTTAAATCCATCGTGGGAAAAGGAAGTTCTTTTCGAATAAGATTGGAAAACTGA
- a CDS encoding ACP S-malonyltransferase, translating into MISEDSIAVVFPGQGSQRPGMGKDFSDSIPLSKQTFEEASDALGWDVASLCFSEDERLNLTEFTQPCILATEIAMFRGLQALYPFSPSLYGGHSLGEFSALVAAGVFPFSETLRIVHERGRLMQNAVPVGVGGMAAVILNDLDASQIRSLLSDLPVDVANENSLSQVVISGEAEALPIAEKRLSEQFTDPSFRVVPLRVSAPFHSRFMKTIGQPFEQVLRTSAPSWQPGKAAAVTSNYTGTYHLPEVDAILNTLVLQLSSAVRWIDNMKALSARAKTIYEVGPGRPLRDFFKTIDVTCSSITALSAAQRLFRNA; encoded by the coding sequence ATGATTTCAGAAGACTCTATCGCTGTCGTATTTCCCGGTCAAGGATCTCAGCGGCCGGGCATGGGGAAAGATTTTTCCGATAGCATTCCCCTTTCCAAGCAGACCTTTGAAGAGGCATCCGACGCCTTGGGCTGGGACGTTGCCTCTTTATGCTTTTCCGAAGATGAACGACTCAATTTAACGGAATTTACCCAGCCCTGCATTCTTGCCACCGAGATCGCCATGTTCCGTGGTCTACAGGCCCTTTACCCGTTCTCTCCTTCCCTTTACGGTGGACACAGCCTTGGTGAATTTTCGGCCCTCGTGGCCGCCGGCGTTTTCCCTTTCTCGGAGACGCTGCGCATCGTTCACGAAAGAGGCCGTCTGATGCAGAATGCCGTTCCCGTTGGCGTCGGAGGAATGGCCGCCGTTATCTTGAACGATCTGGATGCTTCGCAGATCCGCAGTTTATTGTCCGATCTTCCCGTCGATGTCGCCAATGAAAACTCTCTCTCCCAGGTCGTCATCAGCGGGGAGGCAGAGGCACTGCCGATCGCAGAGAAACGCTTATCCGAGCAGTTCACCGATCCCTCATTCCGGGTGGTTCCGCTGCGTGTCAGCGCCCCCTTTCACAGCCGGTTCATGAAGACCATCGGACAACCTTTTGAACAGGTCCTGCGCACCTCCGCGCCTTCCTGGCAACCCGGAAAGGCGGCTGCCGTGACGTCCAACTATACGGGAACCTATCATCTTCCCGAGGTTGATGCTATTTTAAATACCCTTGTTTTACAACTCAGTTCCGCGGTTCGCTGGATCGATAACATGAAAGCCCTGTCTGCCAGAGCGAAAACGATCTATGAAGTGGGACCCGGCAGGCCGCTTCGGGACTTTTTCAAGACCATCGACGTCACTTGCTCTTCCATCACGGCCCTGTCCGCGGCGCAACGTCTCTTTCGGAATGCCTGA